A window of the Trichoderma asperellum chromosome 4, complete sequence genome harbors these coding sequences:
- a CDS encoding uncharacterized protein (TransMembrane:1 (i21-38o)), which translates to MCSIYRLGRRHSTRLEQLHSWMIYSLLNIMPPYIWAHIEELRVCAVFFGCIVQISQHTAPFRTIPAWLSHVRNSDRYKEVRLSRRKDLAHTFVQRLGQRIDYGLRFEVRKQGFGGST; encoded by the exons ATGTGCTCAATCTACCGTCTTGGGCGCCGTCATTCAACGAGGCTAGAACAACTTCACTCATGGATGATATACTCTTTACTCAATATAATGCCGCCCTACATTTGGGCCCATATCGAAGAATTGAGA GTATGCGCAGTGTTTTTCGGATGTATTGTCCAAATATCGCAGCATACGGCTCCATTTCGTACAATTCCCGCGTGGTTATCTCACGTGCGAAATTCAGATCGATACAAAGAAGTCCGATTGAGCCGAAGGAAGGATCTTGCGCACACCTTTGTCCAGAGACTTGGCCAGCGGATAGACTACGGCCTCAGATTTGAAGTTAGGAAGCAGGGTTTCGGGGGGAGTACCTGA
- a CDS encoding uncharacterized protein (EggNog:ENOG41), translated as MTFLHRICETCLQPRRKRSKKKTVNQYWRDFKMLYRRTNKGRVINANDCEEIVKYINGHLRTKFNLDDLPGSKPVMGIDDLLLGLTHHWSRDRSVFPTEDGRLDLPSIMLFQAYTACRPAELVDGTKTRGGKDPLLDDMPMSTACAPKSSRQSRSKSYLETHMPVESDHVDPYTEEGESDPDAADSVFEVDDGFESDESDDTESSAESPE; from the exons ATGACATTTTTGCATCGTATTTGCGAGACGTGCCTCCAGCCTCGACGCAAACGTTCCAAGAAGAAAACCGTCAACCAGTACTGGAGAGACTTCAAAATGCTGTATCGAAGGACGAATAAGGGACGAGTGATCAACGCGAACGACTGCgaggagattgtcaag TACATCAATGGGCATCTGAGAACCAAATTCAACCTCGATGACCTCCCAGGCAGCAAACCTGTCATGGGGATAGATGATCTTCTGTTGGGGCTCACACATCACTGGTCCCGTGATCGCAGCGTTTTCCCCACTGAGGATGGCCGTTTAGATTTGCCCTCAATCATGCTCTTCCAGGCGTATACTGCCTGTAGGCCGGCGGAGCTTGTGGATGGGACTAAGACGAGAGGAGGCAAAGATCCGCTTCTCGACGATATGCCGATGAGCACCGCTTGTGCCCCAAAGTCTTCTCGTCAGTCACGTTCAAAGTCATATCTCGAGACGCATATGCCAGTGGAGAGTGATCACGTCGATCCGTACACTGAAGAGGGAGAATCAGATCCGGATGCAGCTGATTCCGTCTTTGAGGTTGATGATGGATTCGAGAGCGACGAGAGCGACGATACAGAATCCAGTGCGGAATCTCCTGAATAA
- a CDS encoding uncharacterized protein (EggNog:ENOG41), with amino-acid sequence MRYSTYAFYLDRIGSDLGSEEKWTSYCMRRGNANAILGVAPDSVVDQVMRHDPMTGCLANAYLNRRVGFNTQDAYLERDPSADGLTRAFTHMGIRCNPEVLKEIPKSELDKLMPDAEVVELRGRIKKIAVMIRQEHGFIKSAPKKQREDYLQLRQDLRNAEKAFKTDMTKAYQEACRRRVHNEELERQLNGMAASEDTAEPVIQHQLLEQKLVQEIMCDFNLKLSCEDLTNRKIQAVDGLVLLASCREVRHARTLLPSPSPCPKRLDRETSTPCELPPKPAEIPLVLEKRQCIYCVGDEQLSYADRMRTFSRVSHMMDHVEKVYLRHEPKGRFVCRHPQCKHLGNFLTTLSHFKNHVQRVHGVKLRA; translated from the coding sequence ATGCGATACTCAACCTATGCATTCTATCTCGATCGTATCGGCTCGGATCTGGGCTCTGAGGAGAAGTGGACTTCGTATTGCATGCGACGCGGCAATGCAAATGCCATACTTGGTGTTGCCCCGGATTCCGTGGTCGACCAGGTTATGAGACACGATCCGATGACGGGCTGTTTAGCGAACGCATACCTGAATCGGCGAGTCGGGTTCAACACCCAAGACGCCTACCTTGAGAGAGATCCAAGCGCCGATGGACTGACCCGAGCATTTACGCACATGGGCATACGCTGCAACCCAGAAGTCCTGAAGGAGATTCCCAAGTCTGAGCTGGACAAGCTAATGCCTGATGCTGAGGTAGTCGAGCTCCGGGGTCGGATAAAGAAAATAGCCGTCATGATCCGGCAGGAGCACGGATTCATCAAATCAGCAcccaaaaagcaaagagaagattaTCTTCAGCTTCGCCAGGATCTGAGAAACGCTGAGAAAGCTTTCAAAACAGACATGACGAAGGCATATCAAGAAGCCTGCCGTCGACGCGTCCACAACGAAGAGTTGGAGCGACAACTGAATGGCATGGCCGCAAGTGAAGATACCGCCGAGCCTGTCATCCAACACCAATTATTGGAGCAGAAACTTGTACAAGAAATCATGTGCGATTTCAACTTGAAGTTAAGCTGCGAAGATCTGACCAACCGCAAGATCCAAGCCGTGGATGGTTTGGTCCTTCTGGCGTCCTGCCGTGAAGTACGTCATGCGAGAACATTGTtgccgtcgccatcgccgtgCCCCAAGAGGCTCGATAGGGAAACATCTACGCCATGCGAGCTACCTCCAAAGCCAGCAGAAATTCCTTTGGTGTTGGAAAAGAGGCAATGTATCTATTGTGTCGGTGACGAGCAGCTTTCCTATGCTGACCGCATGCGCACATTCAGTCGGGTGTCCCACATGATGGATCATGTAGAGAAAGTCTATTTGAGGCATGAGCCGAAAGGACGGTTTGTGTGCCGCCATCCTCAATGTAAGCATCTTGGTAACTTTCTGACAACCTTGAGTCACTTTAAGAACCACGTGCAGAGAGTGCATGGTGTGAAGCTTCGAGCGTAG
- a CDS encoding uncharacterized protein (SECRETED:SignalP(1-18)~EggNog:ENOG41), translated as MLFTLFQALTLLVISAMALSPRDAIHTNDIDRYDSFIKDLELMDDHFLDMYFHNGTVTIDVYQHPSNDLTRTELFAPSSNAQQYFDQEKAAADEILGSDSQGDKSLAERGPCVGPGPHPDARSEDSVGLEKRRSNCFQFCGTIANCRGNNGCPHCYAVRQGCLWQKWCR; from the coding sequence ATGCTATTCACTCTCTTTCAAGCTCTAACGCTTTTGGTCATCAGCGCCATGGCACTATCCCCACGAGACGCCATTCACACAAATGATATTGATCGATATGACTCGTTTATCAAAGATTTGGAATTGATGGACGACCATTTCCTCGACATGTACTTTCACAACGGCACGGTCACTATCGACGTCTATCAACACCCTTCCAACGATCTTACCCGAACCGAACTTTTTGCTCCAAGCTCCAATGCACAGCAATACTTTGACCAAGAAAAGGCTGCTGCCGATGAGATCCTTGGATCAGACTCCCAAGGCGACAAATCTTTGGCAGAGCGTGGCCCATGCGTTGGCCCAGGACCGCATCCCGACGCGAGATCCGAGGATTCTGTCGGCTTGGAGAAGCGTCGCTCAAACTGCTTTCAATTCTGTGGCACAATTGCCAACTGCCGCGGAAATAATGGGTGTCCACACTGCTACGCGGTTCGACAAGGCTGTCTTTGGCAGAAATGGTGTCGCTAA
- a CDS encoding uncharacterized protein (TransMembrane:5 (i171-191o197-217i224-242o258-278i285-303o)): protein MVTPATNKSPVTVINPPGISPSGKGISPARDGPSGERISPAREDPSGKGISPAREDPSGKGISPAREDPSGKGISPAREDPSGKGISPARDGPSGERISPAREDPSGKGISPAREDPLGERISPARDDPSGEGARQEDMATHRSPGDLEANIVHKISRSIVAKVGPCRDGVVFTSSVCMMATSAISIFAGLRGEDKILYWSDVTCAIGIFAFGLVRVLYNRGDFVFEAFLFLLCSTYTILLLNKRFPEYTDIFSESKYPILACLPLTIDIGFLWTVCILKLLNELGRLVLILVPALIMVYLLIPSPDPSPASPPSTPPSTPSATESYSLSTTSRSDPTSS, encoded by the exons ATGGTGACACCAGCGACTAACAAAAGCCCAGTCACCGTCATAAATCCGCCAGGCATTAGCCCGTCAGGGAAGGGGATCTCGCCAGCAAGAGATGGCCCGTCAGGGGAGAGGATCTCGCCAGCAAGAGAGGATCCGTCAGGGAAGGGGATCTCGCCAGCAAGAGAGGATCCGTCAGGGAAGGGGATCTCGCCAGCAAGAGAGGATCCGTCAGGGAAGGGGATCTCGCCAGCAAGAGAGGATCCGTCAGGGAAGGGGATCTCACCAGCAAGAGATGGCCCGTCAGGGGAGAGGATCTCGCCAGCAAGAGAGGATCCGTCAGGGAAGGGGATCTCGCCAGCAAGAGAGGATCCGTTAGGGGAGAGGATCTCGCCAGCAAGAGATGACCCATCAGGGGAGGGAGCTCGTCAGGAAGATATGGCCACTCATCGGTCACCAGGAGATCTGGAAGCAAATATAGTTCATAAGATCAGCCGGTCAATCGTGGCAAAAGTCGGTCCATGTCGGGACGGAGTTGTGTTCACTAGTTCAGTGTGCATGATGGCTACCAGTGCGATTTCCATATTTGCGGGTCTTCGTGGGgaagataaaatattatattg GAGCGACGTTACGTGCGCAATTGGAATATTTGCATTCGGGCTCGTGAGAGTTCTTTATAACCGAGGGGATTTTGTATTCGAagctttcctcttcctcctgtgCTCTACCTACACCATCTTGCTGTTAAACAAAAGGTTTCCTGAGTATACCGACATTTTCTCTGAATCTAAATACCCAATCCTTGCCTGTTTGCCCCTAACTATTGACATTGGCTTTCTTTGGACAGTCTGCATTCTTAAGCTCTTGAACGAGCTCGGGCGCTTGGTCCTGATTCTCGTTCCTGCCTTAATAATGGTTTATCTTCTCATTCCCTCTCCTGACCCCTCTCCGGCCTCTCCGCCATCCACTCCGCCATCCACTCCGTCTGCTACAGAGTCCTATTCCCTTTCTACAACGTCTCGCTCCGACCCTACCTCTTCCTGA